A region from the Corylus avellana chromosome ca7, CavTom2PMs-1.0 genome encodes:
- the LOC132187734 gene encoding probable membrane-associated kinase regulator 6 isoform X1 — translation MLLKTMEASQPLATESFSYSWLSNVRPTLDGLDRPFRASLDSSHAATSKELDYKMIKSRRCSEESQDFDFKIPTSQSPPLAHADELFFNGVIKPASVNPSRIVVSNDSNNNPVMPSSSSSSRIAIQVVQDHNSHFLRRWKKPLERILLKCFGCFRPLCHKIKGSRKCTRVDDIDRRVSEVKSWSKSPQASPQPSMVCSTGDCRDRESSIYEAVLHCKRSIEK, via the exons atg TTGCTAAAGACCATGGAAGCCTCACAGCCTTTAGCGACTGAAAGTTTTTCATACAGTTGGTTGTCAAACGTAAGACCCACCTTGGATGGACTTGACAGGCCATTTAGAGCATCACTTGATAGTTCTCATGCAGCCACCTCGAAAGAATTGGACTACAAGATGATAAAGTCGAGGAGATGCTCTGAAGAATCCCAGGACTTTGATTTCAAAATTCCCACATCCCAATCTCCTCCTCTTGCTCATGCTGATGAGCTTTTTTTCAATGGAGTCATTAAACCTGCATCTGTCAACCCATCTAGGATAGTGGTGTCCAATGACTCTAATAACAATCCTGTCATGCCTTCCTCTTCATCCTCTTCCAGAATTGCTATTCAAGTGGTTCAAGATCATAACAGTCATTTTctgagaagatggaaaaaacCATTAGAGCGAATCTTGCTGAAGTGTTTTGGATGTTTTAGACCTTTATGCCATAAAATAAAGGGCTCAAGAAAATGTACTAGAGTTGATGATATTGATAGGAGAGTATCGGAAGTTAAGAGCTGGAGCAAGTCACCACAAGCATCTCCACAACCAAGTATGGTTTGTTCAACAGGTGATTGCCGTGATAGGGAGAGCTCAATTTATGAGGCGGTTCTTCATTGCAAAAGATCAATAG aaaaatga
- the LOC132187734 gene encoding probable membrane-associated kinase regulator 6 isoform X2, whose translation MEASQPLATESFSYSWLSNVRPTLDGLDRPFRASLDSSHAATSKELDYKMIKSRRCSEESQDFDFKIPTSQSPPLAHADELFFNGVIKPASVNPSRIVVSNDSNNNPVMPSSSSSSRIAIQVVQDHNSHFLRRWKKPLERILLKCFGCFRPLCHKIKGSRKCTRVDDIDRRVSEVKSWSKSPQASPQPSMVCSTGDCRDRESSIYEAVLHCKRSIEK comes from the exons ATGGAAGCCTCACAGCCTTTAGCGACTGAAAGTTTTTCATACAGTTGGTTGTCAAACGTAAGACCCACCTTGGATGGACTTGACAGGCCATTTAGAGCATCACTTGATAGTTCTCATGCAGCCACCTCGAAAGAATTGGACTACAAGATGATAAAGTCGAGGAGATGCTCTGAAGAATCCCAGGACTTTGATTTCAAAATTCCCACATCCCAATCTCCTCCTCTTGCTCATGCTGATGAGCTTTTTTTCAATGGAGTCATTAAACCTGCATCTGTCAACCCATCTAGGATAGTGGTGTCCAATGACTCTAATAACAATCCTGTCATGCCTTCCTCTTCATCCTCTTCCAGAATTGCTATTCAAGTGGTTCAAGATCATAACAGTCATTTTctgagaagatggaaaaaacCATTAGAGCGAATCTTGCTGAAGTGTTTTGGATGTTTTAGACCTTTATGCCATAAAATAAAGGGCTCAAGAAAATGTACTAGAGTTGATGATATTGATAGGAGAGTATCGGAAGTTAAGAGCTGGAGCAAGTCACCACAAGCATCTCCACAACCAAGTATGGTTTGTTCAACAGGTGATTGCCGTGATAGGGAGAGCTCAATTTATGAGGCGGTTCTTCATTGCAAAAGATCAATAG aaaaatga
- the LOC132187735 gene encoding hevamine-A-like, whose translation MASNSAISQAFLLSLISMLVVGTDGGGIAIYWGQNGNEGTLAQTCATGKYAFVNIAFLPTFGNGQKPVINLAGHCDPGSNGCTRLSSEIKSCQAKGIRLMLSIGGDLGTYSLSSPDDARQVADYLWNNFLGGQSSSRPLGDAVLDGIDFDILHGTPQHWDELARYLSGYSKRGKKVYLTAAPQCPFPDAWMGGALKTGLFDYVWVQFYNNPPCQYTSGSIDKLVSAWNQWNSIPATKIFLGLPAAPNAAGSGFIPAADLTSKVLPAIKGSANYGGVMLWSKFYDDQTGYSSSIRSSV comes from the exons ATGGCATCAAATTCAGCAATCTCACAAGCTTTCCTGTTATCATTAATTTCAATGCTAGTGGTTGGAACAGATGGTGGCGGAATCGCAATCTACTGGGGTCAGAATGGAAATGAGGGAACTCTGGCACAAACTTGTGCCACGGGTAAATATGCCTTTGTTAACATAGCTTTCCTTCCAACCTTTGGCAACGGTCAAAAACCAGTGATCAACCTTGCCGGCCACTGTGATCCAGGCAGTAATGGGTGCACCAGATTAAGCTCTGAAATAAAATCATGCCAAGCAAAAGGAATTAGGCTGATGCTCTCTATTGGTGGAGACTTGGGGACCTACTCCCTTTCTTCACCTGACGATGCTAGACAAGTTGCAGACTATCTTTGGAATAACTTCCTTGGGGGCCAGTCCTCCTCTCGCCCTCTTGGAGATGCTGTTTTGGATGGAATTGACTTCGATATTCTACATGGAACACCCCAACACTGGGATGAGCTTGCAAG GTATCTCTCTGGATATAGCAAACGGGGAAAGAAAGTGTACTTAACCGCAGCCCCTCAGTGCCCTTTCCCTGATGCTTGGATGGGAGGTGCCCTCAAGACAGGCCTGTTTGATTATGTATGGGTACAGTTCTATAACAACCCTCCATGCCAATACACATCAGGTAGTATTGACAAACTTGTAAGCGCATGGAATCAATGGAATTCTATTCCTGCCACCAAAATCTTCTTAGGACTTCCTGCAGCACCTAATGCAGCTGGAAGTGGCTTCATTCCTGCTGCTGATCTAACTTCTAAAGTGCTTCCGGCCATTAAAGGTTCTGCTAATTATGGAGGTGTGATGCTGTGGTCTAAATTCTATGATGATCAAACAGGGTACAGTTCTTCCATCAGGAGCAGTGTCTAG
- the LOC132187736 gene encoding acidic endochitinase-like, producing MKQIWWDQVSANCQNTLTSAKKTEIGQQRQMTFLLYIIQKMCFFEHHKPWCTMASNSAISQAFLLSLISMLVVGTDAGGIAIYWGQNGNEGTLAQTCATGKYAFVNIAFLPTFGNGQKPVMNLAGHCDPSSNGCTRLSSEIKSCQAKGIRLMLSIGGGAGSYSLSSTDDARQVANYLWNNFLGGQSSSRPLGDAVLDGIDFDIEGGTTQHWDELARYLSGYSQQGKKVYLTAAPQCPFPDAWMGGALKTGLFDYVWVQFYNNPPCQYTSGSIDKLVSAWNQWNSIPATKIFLGLPAAPNAAGSGFIPAADLTSKVLPAIKGSAKYGGVMLWSKFYDDQTGYSSSIKSTV from the coding sequence ATGAAGCAAATTTGGTGGGACCAAGTGAGTGCCAATTGCCAAAACACTCTCACTTCTGCAAAAAAGACAGAAATTGGCCAGCAGAGACAGATGACCTTTCTCCTATATATAATACAGAAGATGTGTTTCTTTGAACACCACAAGCCTTGGTGCACAATGGCATCAAACTCAGCAATCTCACAAGCTTTCCTGTTATCATTAATTTCAATGCTGGTGGTTGGAACAGATGCTGGTGGAATCGCAATCTACTGGGGTCAGAATGGAAATGAGGGTACTCTGGCACAGACTTGTGCCACGGGTAAGTATGCCTTTGTTAACATAGCTTTCCTTCCAACCTTTGGCAATGGTCAAAAACCAGTGATGAATCTTGCTGGCCACTGTGATCCATCCAGTAATGGGTGCACCAGATTAAGCTCTGAAATAAAATCATGCCAAGCAAAAGGAATTAGGCTGATGCTCTCTATTGGAGGAGGAGCAGGGAGCTACTCCCTTTCTTCAACTGATGATGCTAGACAAGTTGCAAACTATCTTTGGAATAACTTCTTGGGGGGGCAATCCTCATCTCGCCCTCTTGGAGATGCTGTTTTGGATGGAATTGACTTCGATATTGAAGGAGGAACAACCCAACACTGGGATGAGCTTGCAAGGTATCTCTCTGGATACAGCCAACAGGGAAAGAAAGTGTACTTAACCGCAGCCCCTCAGTGCCCTTTCCCTGATGCTTGGATGGGAGGTGCCCTTAAGACAGGCCTGTTTGATTATGTATGGGTACAGTTCTATAACAACCCTCCATGCCAATATACATCAGGTAGTATTGACAAACTTGTAAGCGCATGGAATCAATGGAATTCTATTCCTGCCACCAAAATCTTCTTAGGGCTTCCTGCAGCACCTAATGCAGCTGGAAGTGGCTTCATTCCTGCTGCTGATCTAACTTCTAAAGTGCTTCCGGCCATTAAAGGGTCTGCCAAGTATGGAGGTGTGATGCTGTGGTCTAAATTCTATGATGATCAAACTGGCTACAGTTCTTCCATCAAGAGCACTGTCTAG